The following proteins are encoded in a genomic region of Sorangiineae bacterium MSr12523:
- a CDS encoding alpha/beta hydrolase — MAETVVGGVRLHYQRLGVEGAPLRAVFVHGLVMDNLSSWYFTVANALAAFADVVLYDLRGHGLSERPAQGYREAEMVGDLCGVLDATVGDAPVVLVGNSYGAFLSVRFALRHPDRVAGLVLVDGHLGDSDFGERMAATLSLQGDEADNAIAASFQNWLGRHSARKRTKLGDMARALVNDTTLVRDLRATPPLTAADFERITAPALALYGESSDLLSRSLPVVARMPHCTVRVLPGCTHSILWEATNEVKTRIVDFCREVQP; from the coding sequence ATGGCTGAAACCGTCGTCGGAGGCGTTCGCCTGCATTACCAGCGGCTCGGTGTCGAGGGCGCGCCCTTGCGGGCCGTCTTCGTGCACGGGCTCGTGATGGACAATCTGTCGAGCTGGTACTTCACCGTGGCCAATGCGCTCGCCGCGTTCGCCGACGTGGTGCTCTACGACTTGCGCGGCCATGGCTTGAGCGAGCGCCCGGCGCAGGGCTACCGCGAGGCCGAGATGGTCGGAGACTTGTGCGGCGTGCTCGATGCGACGGTGGGCGATGCGCCCGTCGTCCTCGTGGGCAATAGCTACGGCGCGTTCCTCTCCGTGCGCTTTGCGCTGCGCCACCCGGATCGCGTGGCCGGGCTGGTGCTCGTGGATGGACATCTGGGCGATAGCGACTTCGGCGAGCGCATGGCCGCAACCCTTTCGCTGCAAGGCGACGAAGCGGACAACGCGATTGCGGCCTCATTTCAAAATTGGCTCGGGCGTCATAGCGCGCGCAAGCGCACCAAGCTGGGCGACATGGCCCGCGCCCTGGTGAACGACACCACCTTGGTGCGCGATCTGCGGGCGACGCCGCCGCTCACCGCGGCCGACTTCGAGCGCATCACGGCGCCGGCCCTCGCGCTCTACGGCGAGAGCTCCGACTTGCTCTCGCGCAGTCTTCCGGTGGTCGCGCGCATGCCGCACTGCACGGTGCGGGTGCTGCCCGGGTGCACGCACTCCATCCTGTGGGAGGCCACCAACGAAGTGAAAACGCGCATCGTGGACTTCTGCCGCGAGGTGCAGCCGTGA
- a CDS encoding alpha/beta hydrolase codes for MQLGIAHGVELHVQELGSGPPVVMLHGLFGNLATWYFTTAAELAKSHRVIVYDLRGHGRSARTPYGYDVATMAGDLEAVVEQIARDDVTLVGHSYGGVIALAYALRSPHRVRKLALVEAPLPPLDTGELWSRYTAVAKADTASMLASLPNAVRDALVAGGRRAGRFLETVRFLSLESSLRDDLARAEMSDAALARLACPLLAVYGNASGVRPSGERLARVVPGAAYVTLEGGHDLPQESPAALTRELVRFIDG; via the coding sequence ATGCAACTCGGCATCGCCCACGGCGTAGAGCTCCACGTTCAAGAGCTCGGAAGCGGCCCGCCCGTGGTCATGCTCCACGGTTTGTTCGGAAACCTGGCCACCTGGTACTTCACCACCGCCGCCGAGCTCGCGAAATCGCACCGCGTGATCGTCTACGATTTGCGCGGGCACGGCCGCAGTGCGCGAACGCCGTACGGCTACGACGTCGCGACCATGGCCGGCGATCTCGAGGCCGTGGTGGAGCAGATCGCGCGCGACGACGTGACCTTGGTGGGCCATAGCTACGGCGGTGTGATTGCGCTCGCGTATGCGCTGCGTTCACCCCATCGGGTGCGCAAGCTCGCGCTGGTCGAGGCGCCGCTGCCGCCGCTCGATACCGGCGAGCTCTGGTCGCGCTACACCGCCGTCGCCAAAGCCGATACCGCGTCGATGCTGGCATCGCTGCCCAATGCGGTGCGCGATGCCTTGGTGGCGGGCGGGCGCAGGGCAGGGCGTTTTCTCGAGACGGTGCGCTTTTTGAGCCTCGAGAGCTCGCTCCGCGACGATCTGGCGCGCGCCGAGATGTCCGATGCAGCGCTGGCACGGCTCGCGTGTCCGCTGCTGGCCGTGTACGGGAACGCGTCGGGCGTGCGGCCTTCGGGCGAGCGCCTTGCGCGCGTCGTTCCGGGCGCGGCCTACGTCACGTTGGAAGGGGGACACGATCTTCCGCAGGAGTCCCCGGCGGCATTGACCCGAGAGCTCGTGAGGTTCATCGATGGCTGA
- a CDS encoding phosphopantetheine-binding protein has protein sequence MNENNLSTISNDAVVLADLGTMIREVIGEEWAEDVPIEMETSFAKDLELESIEFVALAERLKEKFGKGVDFAGWLGSMELEQILQLRVGQLVEFIVRCNSASPTA, from the coding sequence ATGAACGAAAATAACCTTTCCACCATATCCAACGACGCTGTCGTCCTCGCCGATCTCGGGACGATGATTCGCGAGGTGATCGGCGAAGAATGGGCCGAGGACGTGCCCATCGAAATGGAGACTTCGTTCGCCAAGGACCTCGAGCTCGAGAGCATCGAGTTCGTGGCCCTTGCAGAACGGCTCAAGGAGAAATTCGGCAAGGGCGTCGATTTCGCCGGCTGGCTCGGCTCCATGGAGCTCGAGCAGATCTTGCAACTGCGCGTGGGCCAACTCGTGGAGTTCATCGTTCGATGCAACTCGGCATCGCCCACGGCGTAG
- a CDS encoding 4'-phosphopantetheinyl transferase superfamily protein: MSVAIVGMACLFPGAPDLDTYFRNLSDGKDAITTVSPARLDPVFFDKGQRAPDRFYCQRGGFIDDFADFDATGFGVMPIAAKGGEPDQLLALEVASRALADAGYHDRPFARDRAAVIVGRGGYAGSGRTRLEQHVRAAEQIVATLRALLPDLDEATLGRIKSEFQAQTGAARADAAIGLVPNLAASRIAHRLDLHGPAFTVDAACASALVAVDQGCSELASGRCDLVVTGGVHLCQDEAFWSVFCQLGALSPSETIRPFDRRADGLLIGEGIGMVVLKRLADAERDGDRIYAVVRGCGSSSDGRATSLMSPSLEGQVLALERAWKQAGLDPKSVGLVEAHGTGTPTGDQTELTTLARVFGQASPGERRAVVGSVKSMIGHAMPAAGAAGLIKAALAVYHGVLFPTLHCDDPSPLLEATRFRVIGRSEPWETSGEARRAGINAFGFGGINAHVVLEQRVLHREKSAPAATGGDRIALFSAPTHDELLADLANGRERMDAGPARLALFDPTPERIERARTIAQRGKSWRGREGIFFAPQGLLASGGSIAFLFPGVDASFEPRIDDLAAYFHLPLPACTRPQNLYETGVGIIGVNRLLDGVLRRLGIVPKDVAGHSIGEWSGMIATGITPEGAVDDFVANLGPDKLKVPGVVFAAAGCSMERAEQAMTGLDEIALSHDNCPHQVIFCGREESVDIALARLKIDGVLCQKLPFQSGFHSPLFADFLGPHREHLEHLAVGSPKAPLWSATTCAPYPSSPVAIRALALEHLVEPVRFRQLILALHAQGTRVFVQVGTGSLVGFVEDTLRGQPHLAIASNVKDRTGLEQLRRVLASLFVEGADVSAAYRGRALLPEDPPLTLPPPSKEGASVRPPPAPRPRMPLALGVPLIRNIAPLRRPPPVPVPVPVPVPAPAARPLADLPIPDSPFAAEFLESLDAIAQAQREVLTLLAKPRLSPREVTTLRTFSIETMPTLVDHSFYRQPPRWPVLSDRYPVVPMTTLIDLMIEHAEDTVPGRVAVAVEDIRAYRWFAVHKPVELPITCRFDGRDRVHVRLGDYSEATVVVAEDYEPAPPDDTGPLDDAAPAPIDARTLYEDRWMFHGPEFQGVVDVGMLAADGIRGELEVGRARGAFLDNAGQLYGYWVMARHETNRLAMPVRIGRVRLFGRHPLPGERYNCTVRIRRIDDKSVVADLTLGQNGRAWAVLESWEDRRFDSDPRFWNMLIWPEKSALAEPQPEGFMLFEDPYRAAPTRDQMHRRFLGEAERADYERQGPRKQRAWLSGRVAAKDAVRHLLGQLGHGPLFPVEVTITNEPSGRPVVTTRFAEDIRVSIAHKDDTAVAIAREGQDVGIDIERIEARTDAFAELSFLPEELRLVADEPRDAGWTRLWAAKEAAAKARGTGLEGAPRKFPIRDRVGGRLLVDGVWVDTKRHGNYIIAWTVHERK, translated from the coding sequence GTGAGTGTCGCCATCGTCGGTATGGCGTGCCTGTTTCCAGGCGCGCCGGACCTCGATACGTACTTCCGTAACCTCAGCGACGGCAAAGACGCCATCACCACGGTTTCACCGGCGCGGCTCGACCCGGTGTTCTTCGACAAGGGCCAGCGCGCCCCGGACCGGTTCTATTGCCAGCGCGGCGGTTTCATCGACGACTTTGCCGACTTCGACGCGACCGGCTTCGGCGTCATGCCGATCGCCGCGAAGGGCGGTGAGCCCGATCAGTTGCTCGCGCTGGAAGTGGCCTCGCGGGCGCTGGCGGATGCGGGCTACCACGACCGCCCCTTCGCGCGCGACCGCGCGGCGGTCATCGTGGGGCGCGGCGGCTATGCCGGTTCTGGGCGGACGCGGCTCGAGCAGCACGTCCGCGCCGCCGAGCAAATCGTGGCCACCTTGCGTGCGCTCTTGCCGGATCTGGACGAGGCGACGCTGGGGCGCATCAAGTCCGAGTTTCAAGCGCAGACCGGGGCGGCGCGCGCGGATGCGGCCATCGGGCTCGTGCCCAACCTCGCCGCCTCGCGCATCGCCCACCGACTCGACCTGCACGGGCCTGCCTTCACCGTCGATGCGGCGTGCGCGAGTGCCCTCGTGGCCGTCGACCAAGGATGCTCCGAGCTGGCGAGCGGCCGCTGCGATCTGGTGGTGACCGGCGGCGTTCATCTCTGCCAGGACGAGGCGTTCTGGAGCGTGTTCTGCCAGCTCGGCGCGCTCAGCCCGAGCGAGACGATCCGCCCCTTCGACCGGCGCGCCGACGGCTTGCTCATCGGCGAAGGCATCGGCATGGTCGTTCTCAAGCGCCTCGCCGACGCGGAGCGCGACGGCGACCGCATCTACGCCGTGGTGCGCGGGTGCGGCTCGTCGAGCGATGGTCGCGCTACGTCGCTCATGAGCCCGTCCCTCGAGGGGCAGGTCCTCGCCCTCGAGCGGGCATGGAAGCAAGCGGGGCTCGATCCCAAGAGCGTCGGGCTCGTGGAAGCGCACGGCACGGGAACCCCGACCGGCGATCAGACCGAGCTCACCACGCTCGCGCGCGTGTTCGGCCAGGCCAGCCCCGGCGAGCGGCGCGCCGTCGTGGGTTCCGTCAAATCGATGATCGGGCACGCGATGCCCGCCGCCGGCGCAGCAGGCCTCATCAAAGCGGCACTGGCGGTCTACCACGGCGTGCTCTTTCCCACGTTGCACTGCGACGATCCGAGCCCGCTGCTCGAGGCCACGCGCTTCCGCGTCATCGGCCGCTCCGAGCCGTGGGAAACGTCGGGCGAGGCTCGTCGGGCGGGCATCAACGCCTTCGGCTTCGGCGGCATCAACGCGCACGTCGTCCTCGAGCAGCGCGTCCTCCACCGCGAGAAATCGGCCCCGGCTGCCACGGGAGGCGATCGCATCGCGCTCTTTTCGGCGCCGACGCACGACGAACTCCTCGCCGATCTCGCGAACGGCCGCGAGCGCATGGACGCCGGTCCCGCGCGCCTGGCGCTCTTCGACCCGACGCCGGAGCGCATCGAGCGCGCGCGCACCATCGCCCAGCGTGGCAAGTCGTGGCGCGGCCGCGAAGGCATCTTCTTCGCGCCCCAGGGCCTTCTCGCCTCGGGCGGATCCATCGCGTTCCTCTTTCCCGGCGTCGACGCTTCGTTCGAGCCGCGCATCGACGATCTCGCCGCGTACTTCCACCTGCCTTTGCCGGCGTGCACGCGGCCGCAGAACCTGTACGAGACCGGCGTCGGCATCATCGGCGTGAACCGTCTGCTCGATGGCGTTTTGCGTCGCCTCGGCATCGTCCCCAAAGACGTCGCGGGTCACAGCATCGGCGAGTGGAGCGGGATGATCGCCACCGGCATCACCCCCGAGGGCGCGGTCGACGACTTCGTGGCGAACCTCGGGCCGGACAAGCTCAAAGTGCCCGGCGTGGTCTTCGCGGCCGCCGGTTGCAGCATGGAACGCGCCGAGCAGGCCATGACGGGCCTCGACGAGATTGCCCTTTCCCACGACAACTGCCCGCACCAGGTCATCTTCTGCGGGCGCGAAGAGTCCGTGGACATCGCCCTGGCGCGCCTGAAAATCGACGGCGTCCTTTGCCAGAAGCTCCCATTCCAGTCCGGGTTCCATTCGCCGCTCTTCGCCGATTTCCTCGGCCCGCACCGCGAGCACCTGGAGCACCTCGCCGTCGGCTCGCCAAAGGCGCCGCTCTGGTCGGCGACCACGTGTGCGCCGTACCCGTCATCGCCGGTGGCGATTCGGGCGCTGGCCCTCGAGCACCTGGTGGAGCCGGTTCGCTTTCGCCAATTGATCCTCGCGCTCCACGCGCAGGGCACGCGCGTCTTCGTCCAAGTGGGCACGGGCAGCCTCGTCGGCTTCGTCGAGGATACGTTGCGCGGGCAACCACATTTGGCCATCGCCTCCAACGTGAAGGATCGCACGGGCCTCGAGCAGCTCCGTCGCGTGCTGGCGTCTCTGTTCGTCGAAGGCGCGGACGTCAGCGCGGCCTACCGCGGGCGAGCGCTCCTTCCCGAGGATCCGCCCCTCACGCTCCCTCCGCCCTCGAAGGAGGGAGCGTCGGTGCGTCCGCCACCGGCGCCGCGTCCCCGCATGCCGCTCGCCCTGGGCGTCCCACTGATTCGCAACATCGCCCCTCTTCGCCGTCCGCCCCCCGTGCCCGTGCCCGTGCCCGTGCCCGTGCCCGCGCCCGCCGCCAGGCCCCTGGCCGATCTGCCCATTCCCGATTCCCCCTTTGCGGCGGAATTCCTCGAGAGCCTCGACGCCATCGCCCAGGCGCAGCGCGAGGTCCTCACCTTGCTCGCCAAACCGCGCCTGTCTCCGCGGGAGGTCACCACGCTCCGCACCTTCTCCATCGAGACGATGCCGACCTTGGTCGATCACTCGTTCTACCGCCAGCCACCGCGCTGGCCCGTCCTTTCCGATCGATACCCCGTGGTGCCGATGACGACGCTGATCGATCTCATGATCGAGCACGCCGAAGACACCGTTCCCGGCCGCGTGGCCGTTGCGGTGGAAGACATCCGCGCGTACCGATGGTTTGCCGTCCACAAGCCCGTGGAGCTGCCCATCACGTGCCGCTTCGACGGCCGCGACCGCGTTCACGTGCGCCTCGGTGACTACAGCGAGGCCACCGTGGTCGTCGCCGAAGACTACGAACCCGCACCGCCCGACGACACCGGGCCCCTCGACGATGCTGCGCCCGCGCCCATCGACGCGCGCACCCTCTACGAGGATCGCTGGATGTTCCACGGCCCCGAATTCCAGGGCGTCGTCGACGTGGGCATGCTCGCGGCCGACGGCATCCGCGGGGAGCTCGAGGTCGGCCGCGCCCGCGGCGCCTTCCTCGACAACGCCGGCCAACTCTATGGCTACTGGGTCATGGCCCGGCACGAAACGAATCGCTTGGCCATGCCCGTGCGCATCGGGCGCGTGCGCCTCTTCGGGCGCCACCCGCTGCCGGGCGAGCGATACAACTGCACCGTGCGCATCCGCCGCATCGACGACAAGAGCGTCGTCGCGGATCTCACCCTGGGGCAAAACGGCCGCGCGTGGGCCGTGCTCGAGTCGTGGGAAGACCGACGCTTCGACAGCGATCCGCGCTTCTGGAACATGCTCATCTGGCCCGAGAAGAGCGCGCTCGCCGAACCGCAGCCCGAAGGCTTCATGCTCTTCGAGGACCCGTACCGCGCCGCGCCCACGCGCGACCAGATGCACCGGCGCTTCCTCGGCGAGGCCGAGCGCGCCGACTACGAACGACAAGGCCCGCGCAAGCAGCGCGCATGGCTCAGCGGCCGCGTCGCCGCGAAGGATGCCGTGCGCCACCTGCTCGGGCAACTCGGCCACGGCCCGCTCTTTCCCGTGGAGGTGACCATCACCAACGAGCCCTCGGGCCGGCCCGTGGTGACCACGCGCTTCGCGGAGGACATCCGCGTCTCCATTGCCCACAAGGATGACACCGCGGTGGCCATCGCCCGCGAGGGGCAGGACGTGGGCATCGACATCGAGCGCATCGAGGCGCGTACCGATGCGTTCGCAGAGCTATCCTTCTTGCCCGAGGAGCTGCGCCTCGTCGCCGACGAACCGCGCGACGCCGGCTGGACGCGCCTCTGGGCGGCGAAGGAGGCGGCGGCCAAAGCCCGCGGCACCGGCCTCGAAGGGGCGCCGCGCAAGTTTCCCATACGCGACCGCGTCGGCGGGCGCCTACTCGTCGACGGCGTGTGGGTCGATACGAAACGCCACGGCAACTACATCATCGCCTGGACGGTCCATGAACGAAAATAA